One Alcaligenes ammonioxydans DNA segment encodes these proteins:
- a CDS encoding lipoprotein-releasing ABC transporter permease subunit — protein sequence MGYEFWIGARYAGLAKGRKRRGGHKDRFVSFIAGSSMAGIALGVAALIVVLSVMNGFQTQVRDRMLSVLPHIELIVRNADHQQVLNEWNALAQKAQTNPAVVGSAPYVAGQGMLVRSNQLMGVQVRGIEPGQESKVSELAQQMVMGRLENLQPGTFGIVLGEQLANQLRVSTGDTVMLMAPQGSISPAGFSPRMRQFTVTGVFSSGYYEYDASLAFVNVEDASKIFRDSGNSGVRLRIKDMQQAPLVGQELASAMPRNVLVSDWTANNRTWFAAVQTEKRMMFLILALIVAVAAFNLLSSLVMAVKDKQSDIAILRTIGATPSEIARIFLVQGSLIGVVGTLLGVGLGTLIAYNIDVIVPFIENLMGRKFLPQQIYFISELPSNPQVYDIVLIAIVSLVLSFLATLYPSWRASKLQPAQVLRHD from the coding sequence ATGGGATACGAATTTTGGATTGGGGCGCGGTATGCCGGTCTGGCCAAAGGCCGCAAACGGCGTGGCGGACACAAAGACCGCTTTGTGTCCTTTATTGCGGGCAGTTCAATGGCGGGGATTGCCCTGGGCGTGGCCGCGCTGATTGTTGTGCTCTCCGTGATGAATGGTTTTCAGACTCAGGTGCGTGATCGCATGCTCTCAGTCTTGCCGCATATTGAACTGATTGTGCGCAATGCCGATCATCAGCAGGTCTTGAACGAATGGAACGCTCTGGCGCAAAAAGCCCAGACCAATCCCGCTGTGGTGGGGTCCGCTCCGTATGTTGCGGGGCAGGGTATGTTGGTGCGCAGCAACCAGCTGATGGGGGTGCAGGTGCGCGGGATTGAGCCCGGACAAGAGAGCAAGGTGTCCGAGTTGGCCCAGCAAATGGTCATGGGCCGACTGGAGAATTTGCAACCGGGCACCTTCGGTATTGTGCTGGGTGAGCAGTTGGCCAATCAGCTGCGAGTCAGCACTGGCGACACGGTGATGTTGATGGCTCCGCAAGGCTCGATATCGCCGGCGGGGTTTTCACCGCGCATGCGTCAGTTTACCGTCACCGGTGTGTTCTCCTCGGGCTATTACGAGTACGACGCCAGTCTGGCGTTTGTGAACGTGGAAGATGCCTCGAAGATCTTTCGTGACAGCGGCAACAGCGGCGTGCGTCTGCGTATCAAAGACATGCAGCAAGCCCCTTTGGTGGGACAGGAATTGGCCAGCGCCATGCCGCGTAATGTGCTGGTGTCGGACTGGACCGCCAATAACCGTACCTGGTTTGCAGCTGTTCAAACTGAAAAGCGCATGATGTTTCTAATTCTGGCGCTGATTGTGGCCGTTGCTGCCTTTAACTTGCTGTCGTCGCTGGTTATGGCTGTCAAGGATAAACAGTCGGATATTGCGATTTTGCGCACCATTGGCGCCACGCCTAGCGAGATTGCTCGCATTTTTCTGGTGCAGGGGTCGCTGATCGGGGTGGTGGGTACCCTGTTGGGTGTGGGGCTGGGCACGCTGATTGCCTACAATATCGACGTGATCGTGCCCTTTATTGAAAACCTGATGGGTCGTAAATTCCTGCCCCAGCAGATTTATTTCATTAGTGAACTGCCATCCAATCCGCAGGTTTACGATATTGTGCTGATTGCCATCGTTTCCCTGGTGTTGTCTTTCCTGGCCACGCTGTACCCCAGCTGGCGTGCCTCCAAGCTCCAACCTGCACAGGTGCTGCGTCATGACTGA
- a CDS encoding dienelactone hydrolase family protein yields MKNSRQSLVNNRMDAEQTASGFTRRSGSRFRGLIAAALVLGGTMLGVAQGEPVQPEQLSFPSLDTWKGDQALTLDGYLFKPAAQAPFPAVVMFHGCAGALSAKTGRITPRFTKMAQLLNEMGYAVLMVDSFNPRGVSQICTTPLADRDIKNRHRVLDAYGALQYLNSRSDIVRNKIGAIGFSHGGSGALSVMDATSEAYRRSGQQFAAAVALYPGCGWQSRKRPEFSAYGPLLILAGEKDDWTPVEPCRELATRSQQRNEPVELRVYEGAYHAFDSDNEVYVRKNVPNGVNGEAGVHVGANPAAREAAYERIRGFFRDHLS; encoded by the coding sequence ATGAAAAACAGTAGACAGAGCCTGGTGAATAATCGGATGGATGCAGAGCAGACAGCCAGCGGCTTTACGCGTAGGTCTGGTTCGCGGTTCAGGGGCCTGATTGCAGCGGCTTTGGTGCTGGGCGGGACCATGCTGGGAGTGGCGCAGGGAGAACCGGTGCAGCCCGAGCAGCTTAGTTTTCCTAGCCTTGATACGTGGAAGGGAGATCAGGCTTTAACGCTGGACGGATACCTGTTCAAGCCGGCCGCTCAGGCGCCTTTTCCTGCTGTTGTTATGTTTCATGGCTGCGCCGGAGCATTATCTGCCAAGACCGGGCGCATCACCCCGCGATTTACCAAAATGGCGCAGTTGCTCAACGAGATGGGCTATGCGGTGTTGATGGTGGACAGCTTTAATCCACGCGGCGTGTCACAGATATGCACGACTCCTCTTGCGGATCGGGATATCAAGAACAGACACCGGGTCTTGGATGCTTATGGGGCCTTGCAATACCTGAACTCGCGCTCCGACATTGTTAGGAACAAGATCGGCGCCATCGGGTTTTCGCACGGGGGTAGCGGGGCACTGTCGGTAATGGATGCGACAAGTGAAGCGTATAGGCGTTCGGGCCAGCAATTTGCAGCAGCAGTGGCCTTGTATCCAGGTTGCGGCTGGCAGTCGCGCAAGCGTCCCGAGTTTTCGGCGTATGGCCCCTTGCTGATTTTAGCGGGCGAGAAAGACGATTGGACGCCGGTAGAGCCCTGCCGAGAGTTGGCTACCCGTAGTCAGCAGCGCAACGAGCCCGTTGAACTGCGCGTGTATGAAGGTGCCTATCATGCCTTTGACAGCGACAATGAGGTTTACGTCCGTAAAAATGTTCCCAACGGTGTTAATGGCGAGGCAGGGGTGCATGTAGGAGCCAATCCGGCTGCCCGCGAAGCGGCCTATGAACGCATCCGCGGGTTCTTCCGTGATCATTTGAGTTAA
- the recJ gene encoding single-stranded-DNA-specific exonuclease RecJ — protein MVTPILKTRPVQEAASQALKQAGIHDLMARLLASRGVTDAAQIDPAWRNLIPPAMLTQAREAAALLADAIARRDRMLIIADYDCDGATACAVGLRALRSMGAIVDFLVPNRFETGYGLSPAVVELAEQHPSGKPDLLITVDNGIASIEGVEAAHQAGMKVLITDHHLPGDELPDALAIVNPNQPGCAFPSKNLAGVGVIFYLMLALRAELRQRGILDANGGPRLNELADLVALGTVADVVSLDANNRLIVTQGLERMRKGQMQVGLRALFQVAGRDPRQASAFDLGFALGPRINAAGRLADMALGIRCLITDDEDEAAHLARELEEMNQDRRSIEQTMREEALRAAELAEPETSATVCVYHPEWHQGVVGLVASRLKEKYWRPTLAFAQGDEGEIKGSGRSIPDVHLRDALDLVSKRYPGLILKFGGHAMAAGLTIEEDNYDVFVQAFDEAVQELTGRFQFDPVIETDGSLEPEHINITVAGMLQKQVWGAGFPAPVFRDRFFVRQQRLLKNKHLKLNLERNGEYFDAIWFNRDALLPEHIEAAYRLDQNEWNGNVSVQFIIEFAQDCPINPAG, from the coding sequence GTGGTCACCCCTATCCTGAAAACCCGTCCCGTCCAAGAAGCCGCCAGCCAAGCCCTGAAACAGGCCGGAATTCACGATTTAATGGCCCGCTTGCTGGCCTCCCGAGGAGTGACAGACGCCGCGCAGATTGATCCAGCCTGGCGCAATCTGATTCCACCTGCCATGCTGACACAGGCCCGTGAGGCCGCTGCCCTGCTGGCCGATGCCATTGCCCGTCGTGATCGCATGTTGATCATCGCCGACTACGATTGTGATGGTGCCACGGCCTGCGCCGTAGGCCTGCGCGCCCTGCGCAGCATGGGAGCCATTGTGGACTTTCTGGTTCCCAACCGCTTTGAAACCGGCTACGGCCTGTCCCCAGCGGTCGTCGAACTGGCCGAGCAACACCCCTCGGGCAAGCCGGATCTGCTCATCACCGTCGATAACGGCATTGCCAGTATTGAGGGCGTCGAGGCTGCCCATCAGGCAGGAATGAAGGTGCTGATCACCGATCACCACTTACCGGGCGATGAGTTGCCCGACGCGTTGGCAATTGTGAATCCCAACCAGCCCGGCTGCGCCTTTCCCTCCAAAAACCTGGCCGGCGTCGGGGTCATTTTTTACCTGATGCTGGCCTTGCGTGCCGAGCTGCGTCAACGCGGCATTCTTGACGCCAATGGTGGCCCACGCCTGAACGAGCTGGCCGATCTGGTGGCGTTGGGTACGGTGGCCGACGTGGTTAGTCTCGATGCCAACAATCGCCTGATTGTCACCCAGGGGCTGGAGCGCATGCGCAAAGGCCAAATGCAAGTGGGACTACGGGCGCTATTCCAGGTGGCCGGTCGTGACCCCCGCCAGGCCAGTGCTTTCGATCTGGGTTTTGCCTTGGGCCCACGTATCAATGCCGCGGGTCGACTGGCCGACATGGCCTTGGGGATACGCTGCCTGATTACGGACGATGAAGACGAGGCCGCCCATTTAGCTCGCGAACTGGAGGAGATGAATCAGGATCGTCGATCGATTGAGCAAACCATGCGCGAAGAGGCACTGCGTGCAGCTGAACTGGCCGAGCCGGAGACCAGCGCCACGGTCTGCGTTTATCATCCTGAATGGCACCAGGGCGTGGTGGGTCTGGTGGCCTCCCGCCTGAAAGAAAAGTACTGGCGCCCGACCCTGGCTTTCGCCCAAGGTGATGAAGGCGAAATCAAAGGCTCAGGCCGCTCCATTCCCGACGTTCATCTGCGCGATGCACTGGATCTGGTCTCTAAACGCTATCCTGGCCTGATTCTGAAGTTTGGCGGCCACGCCATGGCAGCCGGGCTGACGATTGAAGAGGACAATTACGATGTCTTTGTGCAGGCTTTTGATGAGGCCGTGCAAGAGCTCACTGGTCGCTTCCAATTTGACCCCGTCATTGAAACAGACGGCTCCCTGGAGCCTGAGCACATCAATATCACGGTGGCTGGAATGCTGCAAAAACAAGTCTGGGGGGCAGGTTTCCCAGCACCCGTATTCCGCGACAGGTTCTTTGTTCGCCAGCAGCGCCTGCTGAAAAACAAGCATTTGAAACTGAACCTGGAGCGTAACGGCGAATACTTCGATGCCATCTGGTTCAATCGTGACGCCTTGCTGCCCGAGCATATCGAAGCCGCTTATCGCCTGGATCAAAACGAATGGAATGGCAATGTCAGTGTGCAATTCATTATTGAATTCGCTCAGGACTGCCCCATCAACCCAGCGGGCTGA
- the infA gene encoding translation initiation factor IF-1, with amino-acid sequence MAKEELLEMQGSVTEILPDSRFRVTLDNGHAVIAYTGGKMRKHHIRILAGDSVTLEMSPYDLSKGRIIFRHLPKRVGAPSSAPRRSPQRR; translated from the coding sequence ATGGCCAAAGAAGAGCTACTTGAAATGCAAGGTTCCGTCACCGAAATCCTGCCTGACTCGCGCTTTCGTGTCACCCTGGACAACGGTCACGCAGTTATCGCCTACACAGGCGGCAAGATGCGCAAACACCACATCCGTATCCTGGCTGGCGACAGCGTCACTTTGGAAATGTCGCCCTACGACCTGAGCAAAGGTCGCATTATTTTCCGCCACCTGCCCAAACGCGTTGGCGCTCCCAGCTCCGCGCCGCGTCGCAGCCCCCAGCGTCGCTAA
- a CDS encoding ShlB/FhaC/HecB family hemolysin secretion/activation protein, whose translation MRGTVWPKRWPLLVLFAPFVPALAQTQNGMAQELLRQQERERVLREQQESLPDVRLPPVQIPAPEQLPDKESPCFPISQIELEGDQSQRFIGGRYSVRGFDGELMLMGERGWAWHNEIGVSVGAYYGHVGGPSTRWLQERNLAGSVIGLGAGAWHHLA comes from the coding sequence ATGAGGGGCACGGTTTGGCCCAAGAGGTGGCCTTTGCTGGTTTTGTTTGCGCCGTTTGTTCCTGCATTGGCGCAGACACAAAATGGAATGGCGCAAGAGTTGTTGCGACAGCAGGAACGGGAACGTGTGCTGCGTGAGCAGCAAGAGAGCCTGCCTGATGTGCGTTTGCCGCCTGTGCAAATCCCCGCTCCCGAGCAATTGCCTGACAAGGAAAGTCCTTGTTTTCCTATTTCACAGATCGAGCTGGAGGGGGATCAGTCCCAGCGTTTTATTGGTGGCCGTTACTCGGTGCGTGGCTTTGATGGTGAGCTGATGCTCATGGGTGAGCGTGGCTGGGCCTGGCACAATGAAATCGGTGTATCAGTGGGTGCTTATTATGGTCATGTGGGTGGGCCGTCCACACGCTGGCTTCAAGAGCGCAACTTAGCGGGTTCCGTGATTGGGCTGGGAGCAGGTGCCTGGCACCACCTTGCCTAA
- the prfB gene encoding peptide chain release factor 2 (programmed frameshift) — translation MESERLNQLEARLADYSERENALRRYLDYDEKAHRLHVVNAELEDPNVWNDPQRAQDLGREKKSLENVVHVLDALHKGLKDSQDLFELAAMDDDDATIAAIEEDCAAMASRIEELEFRRMFSNPADPLNCFMDIQAGAGGTEAQDWASMLLRMYVRYAEHKGFKAEILEQSDGDVAGIKSASIKIEGDYAYGFLRTETGVHRLVRKSPFDSSNGRHTSFTSVFVYPEIDDSFEVEINPADLRIDTYRASGAGGQHINKTDSAVRITHEPSGIVVQCQNDRSQHRNRAEAMQMLKSRLYELEMRNRMAEQQKLEDSKSDVGWGHQIRSYVLDQSRIKDLRTNYEISNTQKVLDGDLDPFIQASLKQGI, via the exons ATGGAATCGGAACGACTTAATCAACTGGAAGCCCGCCTTGCCGATTATTCGGAGCGGGAAAATGCCTTACGGAGGTATCTT GACTACGATGAAAAAGCGCATCGCTTGCACGTAGTCAATGCCGAACTGGAAGACCCCAACGTCTGGAACGACCCGCAACGAGCCCAGGATCTGGGCCGCGAGAAAAAAAGTCTGGAAAACGTGGTGCATGTGCTCGATGCCTTGCACAAGGGTCTGAAAGACTCGCAGGATCTGTTTGAACTGGCTGCGATGGACGATGATGATGCCACCATTGCCGCCATCGAGGAAGATTGCGCCGCCATGGCCAGCCGGATCGAAGAGCTGGAGTTTCGCCGCATGTTCTCCAACCCTGCCGACCCGCTTAACTGCTTTATGGATATCCAGGCCGGCGCCGGTGGTACCGAAGCCCAGGACTGGGCCTCCATGTTGCTGCGCATGTACGTGCGCTATGCCGAACACAAAGGCTTCAAGGCGGAAATTCTGGAACAGTCTGACGGGGACGTGGCTGGCATCAAATCGGCCTCCATCAAGATTGAAGGCGATTACGCCTATGGTTTTCTGCGCACCGAAACCGGGGTACACCGCCTGGTTCGCAAGAGCCCCTTTGATTCGTCCAATGGTCGCCACACCTCGTTTACCAGTGTGTTTGTCTACCCGGAAATTGATGACTCCTTTGAAGTGGAAATCAATCCGGCCGACTTGCGTATTGACACCTACCGCGCCAGTGGCGCCGGTGGTCAGCACATTAACAAAACCGATTCGGCAGTTCGTATTACGCACGAACCCAGCGGCATCGTGGTGCAGTGTCAGAACGACCGTTCGCAGCACCGCAACCGTGCGGAAGCCATGCAAATGCTCAAGTCCCGCCTGTATGAACTGGAAATGCGCAACCGTATGGCCGAGCAGCAGAAACTGGAAGACTCCAAGAGCGATGTAGGCTGGGGACACCAGATCCGCTCTTATGTGCTGGATCAAAGCCGTATCAAGGACTTGCGCACCAATTACGAAATCTCCAATACGCAAAAGGTACTGGACGGCGATCTGGACCCCTTTATTCAGGCCAGCCTGAAACAGGGTATTTAA
- a CDS encoding DMT family transporter has translation MKRAGSRLTAYACLALSMSLVGSYIALTRPLVAALPVFLLAWLRFGIGAIAMLRWVRKPSTEPALDLRTRGLIFLESFLGNFLFTLCMVTGISMTSAVSAGVILSAIPGMVALFSWYFLKESIGPRTWASLALGMGGIALLAWVQADEHGVDQLEPGKVWLGNALIFCAVLCESAYAVIGKRLTAMLSPKRISAIINLCSLALITPLGLYAAWDFDFTAPAGWIWPLLVFYSLAASVWTVWLWMTGVRSVPASQAAVFMVLMPLGTAAVGVLVLGESFTTVHVYAFILALAGLVLATLPQRSEARLS, from the coding sequence GTGAAGAGAGCGGGATCACGTCTGACGGCCTACGCGTGTTTGGCCTTGTCCATGTCCTTGGTGGGCAGTTATATCGCCCTGACGCGGCCCCTGGTCGCAGCGTTGCCAGTGTTTTTGCTGGCCTGGCTACGCTTTGGCATTGGCGCAATAGCCATGCTGCGCTGGGTACGCAAACCATCGACGGAGCCCGCACTGGACCTGCGTACTCGAGGCCTGATTTTTCTGGAATCCTTCCTGGGCAATTTCCTCTTCACTCTTTGCATGGTGACGGGCATCAGCATGACCAGTGCGGTCTCTGCGGGCGTTATTTTGTCGGCCATCCCTGGCATGGTGGCCTTGTTCAGCTGGTATTTTCTAAAAGAAAGCATAGGACCGCGTACGTGGGCGTCTTTGGCCTTGGGCATGGGGGGTATTGCTTTGTTGGCTTGGGTGCAGGCTGATGAGCACGGGGTGGATCAATTGGAGCCAGGGAAAGTGTGGTTGGGTAATGCACTGATTTTTTGTGCGGTCCTGTGCGAATCGGCCTACGCCGTTATTGGCAAACGCCTGACTGCCATGCTTAGCCCCAAACGTATCAGCGCGATCATTAATCTCTGCAGTTTGGCCCTGATTACGCCACTAGGCTTATACGCCGCCTGGGATTTTGATTTCACGGCACCGGCAGGCTGGATCTGGCCGCTGCTGGTTTTTTATTCTTTGGCCGCCAGTGTCTGGACGGTTTGGCTGTGGATGACGGGTGTGCGTTCCGTGCCTGCTTCGCAAGCCGCAGTGTTTATGGTGCTGATGCCGTTAGGCACCGCAGCAGTGGGTGTGCTGGTGTTGGGGGAGAGCTTCACCACCGTGCATGTGTACGCTTTCATCCTGGCTTTGGCGGGCTTGGTGCTCGCGACTTTGCCGCAGCGTTCAGAAGCCAGATTGTCCTGA
- a CDS encoding bile acid:sodium symporter family protein, which produces MQAIARLSRFVGNTFAIWVLLFAILAYYFPDHYRWLGAYIVPLLGIIMFGMGLTLSRQDFAEVFVRPGRVAIGVLGQFIIMPALAWFLTYAFSLPPELAIGVILVGCCPGGTSSNVMTFLARGDLALSVAITSVTTLLAPIVTPALIYFLASQWLEVSATAMFWSIVQVVILPIALGIIVQSLLGEKIQAGVAALPLISVVAIVAIVAAVVAGNQAKIATSGLLVFSVVVIHNTLGYLLGYLLARLSGMPLPQRKTLAIEVGMQNSGLGVALASAHFSPLAAVPSAIFSVWHNISGPLVATIFRRMRNDK; this is translated from the coding sequence ATGCAGGCTATCGCCCGCCTGAGCCGTTTTGTTGGCAATACCTTTGCCATCTGGGTTCTCCTGTTTGCCATTCTGGCTTACTACTTCCCCGACCACTATCGCTGGTTGGGCGCCTATATTGTTCCACTTCTGGGCATCATCATGTTCGGCATGGGACTGACCTTGTCACGTCAGGACTTTGCCGAAGTGTTTGTCCGGCCCGGCCGGGTGGCCATCGGCGTACTGGGTCAATTCATCATCATGCCCGCCCTGGCCTGGTTTTTGACCTACGCTTTTTCTCTGCCACCCGAACTGGCCATTGGCGTGATTCTGGTGGGTTGCTGCCCCGGCGGCACCTCGTCCAATGTCATGACCTTCCTGGCTCGTGGCGACCTGGCCCTGTCAGTAGCCATCACTTCGGTGACCACTTTGCTTGCGCCCATTGTGACTCCCGCCCTGATCTACTTCCTGGCCAGCCAATGGCTGGAAGTCAGCGCCACGGCCATGTTCTGGTCCATCGTTCAGGTGGTGATTCTGCCCATTGCCCTGGGCATTATTGTGCAATCCCTGCTGGGTGAGAAAATCCAGGCCGGCGTGGCCGCCCTGCCCCTGATCTCGGTAGTGGCCATTGTGGCTATCGTCGCTGCGGTGGTGGCTGGCAACCAGGCCAAAATCGCAACCAGCGGCCTGCTGGTATTTTCGGTCGTGGTCATCCATAACACGCTGGGCTACCTCCTCGGTTATTTGTTGGCCCGCCTGAGCGGCATGCCTTTACCTCAACGCAAAACACTGGCAATTGAAGTGGGCATGCAAAACTCCGGACTGGGCGTGGCACTGGCCAGTGCCCACTTTTCGCCATTGGCCGCTGTGCCCAGTGCCATTTTCAGTGTCTGGCACAATATTTCCGGACCTCTGGTGGCGACAATCTTCCGCCGCATGCGCAACGACAAGTAA
- a CDS encoding methyl-accepting chemotaxis protein — translation MKKLLTLKTGFIAYFAILSLFLVLMLIALQHLSNSIEQRKHLEAQRHQTTALSKDFKRISELLSRQAIAFVSSEQIEFQENFRHLLAVFTGAQADQEGVTLSMLERFNDLDLEPAEQNLLRSAYDQTLALSQVQFEAIQTASGQFEDSNGAIRIALPNALMAKVLVFSQQYIQASTQITHTLDQFEHQFSERLDQSLGLAGRSSDRAFSLALAALALFFIASTVALRLLYRSIKQPLDQGANLAKELAQGKLNAQLSVRRHDEFGTLLTALNGIGQGVQTVVHQIREQTGLIREGAHAIVLGSQNLGTQILEQSTELNQTVKTMNQLADTVRQNARQAQTADHLAQDTSSQVAQGNLAAHTLLETINAIADSSHKMSEITKLIRSIAFQTNILALNAAVEAARAGVHGHGFAVVAAEVRNLALRSTDALQQISTLISSSVEQTEQSSAAARGMAQVMASTQHKVNEMRRIVADIAQASQDQATHIDSVNQAMTHLDQQGQSNRQLLEHSAHTAQEQLEQTTLLAQVVAHFSLDQALSEPAPHSQSTVSNRDSYPSAPVYRAVACTMSGS, via the coding sequence TTGAAAAAACTACTGACGCTCAAAACAGGCTTTATCGCCTATTTTGCAATCCTGAGCCTGTTTTTAGTCCTGATGCTGATTGCCCTGCAGCACCTGAGCAACAGCATCGAACAACGCAAGCACCTGGAAGCGCAGCGCCATCAAACCACAGCGCTCAGCAAAGACTTCAAACGCATCAGCGAATTACTGAGCCGGCAGGCTATCGCGTTTGTCTCCAGCGAGCAGATCGAATTCCAGGAAAACTTCCGCCATCTGCTGGCGGTGTTTACCGGTGCCCAGGCGGATCAGGAGGGGGTGACCCTGAGCATGCTGGAACGCTTCAACGATCTGGACCTGGAACCGGCCGAACAGAATCTGCTGCGCTCGGCCTATGATCAGACCCTGGCATTGAGCCAAGTTCAGTTCGAGGCCATTCAAACCGCCAGCGGCCAGTTTGAAGACAGCAACGGCGCCATCCGGATCGCCTTGCCCAATGCCCTGATGGCCAAAGTGCTGGTATTCAGCCAGCAATACATTCAGGCATCCACCCAAATCACCCACACGCTCGACCAGTTCGAGCATCAGTTCAGCGAGCGCCTGGATCAGTCCCTGGGGTTGGCCGGTCGCAGCAGTGATCGCGCCTTCAGTTTGGCCCTGGCCGCCCTGGCGCTGTTCTTCATCGCCAGTACAGTCGCACTGCGCCTGCTGTACCGCTCCATCAAGCAGCCCTTGGACCAGGGTGCCAATCTGGCCAAGGAACTGGCGCAAGGCAAACTCAATGCCCAATTGAGCGTGCGTCGTCACGACGAGTTTGGCACCTTGCTCACCGCCCTGAACGGCATCGGACAGGGCGTACAAACCGTTGTACATCAAATTCGTGAACAAACCGGTCTGATCCGGGAAGGGGCGCACGCGATCGTACTGGGAAGCCAGAACCTGGGCACACAGATTCTGGAGCAGTCGACCGAGCTCAACCAGACTGTCAAAACCATGAATCAGTTGGCCGACACCGTAAGACAAAATGCCCGGCAGGCCCAAACGGCAGACCATCTGGCCCAAGATACCTCCAGCCAGGTCGCACAGGGCAATCTGGCTGCGCACACCCTGCTCGAGACCATCAATGCGATTGCCGATAGCTCGCACAAAATGAGCGAGATCACCAAGCTCATTCGCAGTATCGCCTTTCAAACCAATATTCTTGCCTTGAACGCCGCGGTGGAAGCGGCCCGCGCCGGTGTGCACGGCCATGGCTTTGCGGTCGTCGCTGCCGAGGTACGCAACCTCGCCCTTCGTTCCACGGATGCCTTGCAACAGATTTCCACCCTGATCTCCAGCTCGGTAGAACAAACCGAACAAAGCTCGGCGGCGGCGCGCGGCATGGCGCAGGTGATGGCCAGCACGCAGCACAAGGTCAATGAAATGCGCCGTATTGTGGCCGACATTGCACAGGCCTCCCAGGATCAGGCCACCCACATCGACTCAGTGAACCAGGCCATGACCCATCTGGACCAGCAAGGCCAGAGCAATCGCCAACTGCTTGAACACAGCGCCCACACAGCCCAGGAACAACTGGAGCAAACCACGTTGCTGGCACAGGTCGTGGCGCATTTCAGCCTGGATCAAGCTCTCTCCGAACCGGCGCCTCACTCCCAAAGCACCGTATCAAACCGAGATTCCTACCCTTCTGCACCCGTCTATCGTGCCGTCGCTTGCACAATGTCCGGTTCCTGA
- a CDS encoding DMT family transporter, translating into MLVSTQKLTPGTTALLVLPTILWASNAIVGRLIHDQVPPITLNFFRWLVAFTILLFVGRQVLQRNSNLWANWKRYSILGLLGIGIYNALQYLALQSSSPINVTLVNASLPFWMLVIGRLFFKSSVNGRQLLGGLMSLLGVLLVLTRADWQELVAFRFVPGDLYMVIATIAWAVYSWMLSTRRHEGVIAQTWATVVMAQVFFGLIWSGAFAAMEWKFTDWHIDWSWGLVLAILYVGTGPALIALRCWGVAVQRVGAATAGFFVNLMPVFAALMSVFILGDTPKPYHGAAFLLIVGGIYVSSRKT; encoded by the coding sequence ATGCTTGTGAGCACTCAGAAACTGACCCCTGGCACCACTGCTTTACTGGTATTACCCACGATTTTGTGGGCAAGCAATGCGATTGTAGGGCGCCTGATTCATGATCAGGTCCCTCCCATTACCCTGAATTTTTTTCGTTGGCTGGTCGCGTTTACCATCTTGCTTTTTGTGGGGCGGCAGGTGTTGCAACGCAACAGCAACCTGTGGGCCAACTGGAAGCGTTACTCCATCCTGGGTTTGCTGGGCATAGGGATTTATAACGCCTTGCAATACCTGGCGCTACAGAGCTCCTCTCCCATCAATGTGACGCTAGTCAATGCCAGCTTACCGTTTTGGATGCTGGTGATTGGGCGTTTGTTCTTCAAGTCCAGCGTGAATGGCCGTCAGTTGCTGGGCGGCCTGATGTCTTTGCTGGGCGTGCTACTGGTATTGACCCGGGCGGACTGGCAGGAACTGGTGGCGTTTCGTTTTGTGCCGGGCGACCTGTATATGGTGATCGCCACCATTGCCTGGGCGGTGTACAGCTGGATGCTTAGCACGCGGCGCCATGAGGGGGTCATCGCTCAGACCTGGGCGACAGTGGTGATGGCACAAGTCTTTTTCGGGTTGATCTGGTCGGGTGCGTTTGCCGCCATGGAGTGGAAGTTTACCGACTGGCATATCGACTGGTCCTGGGGGCTGGTATTGGCTATTTTGTATGTCGGTACCGGGCCGGCTCTGATCGCTCTCCGATGCTGGGGGGTCGCGGTCCAGCGCGTGGGTGCAGCCACCGCCGGGTTTTTCGTCAATCTGATGCCTGTCTTTGCCGCGTTGATGTCCGTCTTTATTCTGGGCGATACGCCCAAGCCCTACCATGGCGCGGCTTTTTTGCTGATTGTGGGCGGTATTTATGTGTCGTCGCGCAAGACGTAA